A region of Pyxidicoccus parkwaysis DNA encodes the following proteins:
- a CDS encoding cytochrome P450 produces MGQHGPLKGQCQPHVLQSEHPLPMGQTSMDVSQPKQPPGPGFIEALRMTPDLTRDALGTMSRISRTYGDLVKVKIGPMLVYLLNHPDYAKHVLQDNHTNYRKSSIYHEFSVLLGDGQLTTNDMEYWRSQRKLIHPAFSRSHLERYFTKVSETSSAMLERWETAARAGKPLDVYSEFMRLLLSLTGKILFNIDLAEEAPQVSEAMRVAFDFIMKRVNAPVKLPRDFPTPARQRVGRHVGVLNDIVRRLIEDRRQGEDRGDLLTALVRARDEAGKGMSDEHLRDEIKTLLVAGHESPANVLSWACYLLSLNPDKEERLAAEIAQVVGDRPPTFADLPRLRYCQMVLEETMRLYPPAWVVERTPLQDDVIGGYRIEAGARVTMFMYEIHRHRDFWTDPERFEPERFSEERSAGRHRFALFPFSGGPRICLGKDLSMVEMTLCLTMVIQRFRLRLEPSHPVVPLPSVNLRPRDGIVFHLSPRKGAAAATG; encoded by the coding sequence ATGGGTCAACACGGCCCGCTCAAAGGCCAATGTCAGCCCCATGTATTACAGAGCGAACATCCACTGCCCATGGGTCAGACCTCAATGGATGTGAGTCAACCAAAGCAGCCGCCAGGTCCGGGTTTCATCGAAGCGTTGCGGATGACGCCGGACCTGACACGTGATGCGCTCGGGACCATGTCTCGCATCTCCCGGACGTATGGCGATCTGGTGAAGGTGAAAATCGGGCCGATGCTCGTGTATCTGCTCAACCACCCGGATTACGCCAAGCACGTCCTGCAGGACAACCATACGAATTACCGCAAGAGCTCCATCTACCATGAGTTCAGCGTCCTGCTCGGCGACGGGCAGCTGACGACGAACGACATGGAGTACTGGCGCAGCCAGCGCAAGCTCATCCACCCGGCATTCTCTCGCAGCCACCTCGAGCGCTATTTCACGAAGGTGTCGGAGACCTCGAGCGCGATGCTGGAGCGGTGGGAGACGGCGGCGCGGGCGGGCAAGCCGCTGGACGTCTACAGCGAGTTCATGCGCCTGCTGCTGAGCCTCACCGGGAAGATTCTCTTCAACATCGACCTGGCGGAGGAGGCCCCTCAGGTGAGCGAGGCGATGCGAGTCGCCTTCGACTTCATCATGAAGCGGGTGAATGCCCCCGTGAAACTGCCGCGAGACTTCCCCACTCCGGCGCGCCAGCGCGTGGGGCGTCACGTGGGCGTGCTCAATGACATCGTCCGCAGGCTCATCGAGGACCGGCGCCAGGGCGAGGACCGGGGCGACCTGCTCACCGCGCTGGTGCGGGCGCGGGACGAAGCCGGCAAGGGCATGAGTGACGAGCACCTCCGGGATGAAATCAAGACGCTGCTCGTCGCCGGGCACGAGTCACCGGCCAACGTGCTCTCGTGGGCCTGCTACCTGCTTTCGCTCAACCCGGACAAGGAGGAGCGGCTGGCGGCTGAGATTGCCCAGGTGGTAGGAGACCGGCCTCCCACGTTCGCCGACCTGCCACGTCTGCGTTACTGCCAGATGGTGTTGGAAGAGACGATGCGTCTGTATCCACCCGCCTGGGTGGTGGAGCGCACGCCGCTCCAGGACGATGTGATTGGTGGGTACCGCATCGAGGCCGGCGCCCGCGTGACGATGTTCATGTATGAAATACACCGCCACCGGGACTTCTGGACGGACCCGGAGCGTTTCGAGCCCGAGCGCTTCTCCGAGGAGCGCTCGGCGGGCCGGCACCGCTTCGCGCTCTTCCCCTTCTCTGGCGGGCCTCGCATCTGCCTGGGAAAGGACCTCTCCATGGTGGAGATGACGCTGTGTCTGACCATGGTGATACAGCGCTTCCGTCTCCGGCTGGAGCCGTCCCATCCGGTGGTGCCGTTGCCCTCGGTGAACCTGCGTCCACGCGATGGAATTGTCTTCCATCTCTCGCCTCGCAAGGGCGCCGCGGCCGCGACGGGATGA
- a CDS encoding thioesterase II family protein: MNEPWVYRRASPAARLRLFCLPYAGGGSSIYSRWQAEFPEDIEVCAVELPGRRARLRETPIRRAGPLVEAMAQGLAPYLDLPFAIFGHSMGAVLAFEWALHLRRAGRPGPRALFLSAASAPHLPKARRPLWNLSDADFLTAIRGYGGTPEEVFSEPGLLALFLPVLRADFEVFDTYEYEDDGPLDCPLHIYGGREDERATPGQLRAWGELASHLESVELLPGGHFYLHEQRPALTAAIARELAALVPGRARAGG; this comes from the coding sequence ATGAACGAACCATGGGTCTACCGAAGGGCTTCACCGGCAGCTCGTCTGCGTCTGTTCTGTCTGCCCTATGCCGGTGGCGGCTCATCCATCTACAGCCGCTGGCAGGCGGAATTTCCGGAGGACATCGAGGTCTGTGCGGTGGAGTTGCCGGGCCGCCGCGCGCGGCTGCGTGAGACGCCCATCCGCCGGGCCGGGCCTCTGGTGGAGGCCATGGCGCAGGGACTCGCGCCGTACCTGGACCTTCCCTTCGCGATTTTCGGCCACAGCATGGGCGCCGTGCTCGCCTTCGAGTGGGCGCTGCACCTGCGCAGGGCCGGGCGGCCCGGGCCTCGCGCGCTCTTCCTCAGTGCCGCTTCCGCACCGCATCTGCCGAAGGCACGGCGCCCGCTGTGGAACCTGAGCGACGCCGACTTCCTCACCGCCATTCGCGGCTACGGCGGCACGCCCGAAGAGGTGTTCTCCGAGCCTGGCCTGCTGGCCCTCTTCCTCCCCGTGCTCCGCGCGGACTTCGAGGTCTTCGATACCTACGAGTACGAGGACGACGGTCCGCTCGACTGCCCGCTCCACATCTACGGCGGGCGGGAGGACGAGCGGGCCACGCCCGGGCAGCTCCGCGCCTGGGGCGAGCTCGCCTCGCACCTGGAGTCCGTCGAGCTCCTTCCGGGCGGCCACTTCTACCTGCACGAGCAGCGTCCGGCGCTCACCGCCGCGATTGCGCGCGAGCTCGCGGCGCTCGTCCCGGGACGCGCGCGCGCCGGAGGTTGA
- a CDS encoding flavin-containing monooxygenase produces MNGNQPGQSYCIIGAGAAGLAVARSFKAAGLPFEVLESASGIGGIWDASREDSPVGRNTHVIASKTVQAYPDFPMPASYPDYPNHKLVLDYLRSYATDAGILPHMRFNTSVTRVEPSGNGWRVSVEGGPDREYAGVVLATGHDRTPRVPTFPGTPTFQVLHSKSYKSPAQLANKRVLVVGAGQSAADILCESATNAAKTFHSTRRGFFCMPKYLMGRPTDTMLQARAPSFLRRLSYYLFFRFLWRRSRGLGMPVPDMKKDLVIPVLGDLLHHHYTHGDIVHKGHVVRMEGDRVYFDDGSDEQIDVVFLATGYLPSYPFIERKHLNWADGDNRPSLYLHIFPPETDNLFVVGMVRPVGAHWDVYEYQGRLIAAYLQAREKRPAKAQGLDLLKRGPQPDFRAGIRFYNSAEYPLVVEKQEYTDHVKAHIRRLS; encoded by the coding sequence ATGAACGGGAATCAACCGGGTCAGAGTTATTGCATCATCGGCGCCGGGGCCGCGGGGTTGGCGGTCGCCAGGTCATTCAAGGCGGCGGGACTACCTTTCGAGGTGTTGGAATCAGCCTCGGGAATCGGAGGCATCTGGGATGCCTCGCGAGAAGACTCGCCGGTGGGTCGGAATACGCATGTCATCGCGTCGAAGACGGTACAGGCCTACCCCGACTTCCCCATGCCGGCGTCCTACCCGGACTATCCCAATCACAAGCTCGTCCTGGACTACCTGAGGTCCTATGCGACGGATGCCGGAATCCTCCCGCACATGCGCTTCAACACGAGCGTGACGCGCGTGGAGCCCTCGGGGAATGGCTGGCGTGTGAGCGTGGAGGGCGGGCCGGACCGCGAGTACGCGGGCGTGGTGCTGGCCACGGGCCATGACAGGACTCCGCGGGTTCCCACCTTCCCAGGCACGCCTACGTTCCAGGTCCTGCACTCCAAGAGCTACAAGAGCCCGGCGCAGCTCGCGAACAAGCGCGTGCTCGTGGTGGGGGCAGGCCAGTCCGCCGCGGACATCCTCTGCGAGTCCGCGACGAACGCGGCGAAGACCTTCCACAGCACCCGGCGCGGCTTCTTCTGCATGCCCAAGTACCTCATGGGCCGCCCCACGGACACCATGCTCCAGGCGCGGGCGCCGAGCTTCCTGCGACGCCTGTCCTACTACCTCTTCTTCCGCTTCCTCTGGCGGCGCTCACGGGGCCTGGGCATGCCGGTGCCGGACATGAAGAAGGACCTGGTCATCCCGGTGCTCGGCGACCTGCTCCACCACCACTACACCCACGGGGACATCGTCCATAAGGGCCACGTGGTGCGCATGGAGGGGGACCGGGTCTACTTCGATGACGGCTCGGACGAGCAGATCGACGTCGTCTTCCTCGCCACGGGCTACCTGCCCTCGTATCCCTTCATCGAGCGCAAGCACCTCAACTGGGCCGACGGCGACAACCGCCCTTCGCTGTACCTGCACATCTTCCCGCCGGAGACGGACAACCTCTTCGTGGTGGGGATGGTGCGCCCCGTCGGCGCGCACTGGGACGTGTACGAGTACCAGGGGCGGCTCATCGCGGCCTACCTCCAGGCTCGCGAGAAGCGGCCGGCGAAGGCGCAGGGGTTGGACCTGCTCAAGCGCGGGCCCCAGCCGGACTTCCGGGCGGGCATCCGCTTCTACAACTCCGCCGAGTACCCGCTCGTCGTCGAGAAGCAGGAGTACACCGACCACGTGAAGGCCCACATCCGGAGGCTGAGCTGA
- a CDS encoding methyltransferase domain-containing protein, whose amino-acid sequence MKTVWLQRVVGMLVVMGLVLSIANSLNTFHQYDIPGGAAGLFRHATPVSLALCVLVIACITAVNLAGRYLKWMVLLRAGHVLAPSRKLFLAFLASFIGNLTPFYVLYVLRVAPLRERFPRALALLAVDLATDAVAIGLLASVATYPLLGGAVGVFVAGACALALFPTKSRERRIGLLPMATSLVFAQGFAVLIWGVTGVSLWVTLRVFGVEVAVPEALRIYAMSHVQGLASLTWPGFLLVGRGMIGMLVESGVPSEVAVYSAALVRAFTYWLVLLAAAGALLHIRRRLGRQVEGVNHFDLIADEYKDNVPEHIRLRLLNRKVEVNLCHLPLERFPRGIDAGCGQGWYLKEMLSRGYQVEGIDYSTNQVAKARQYLGSRADLVRQGSLVELPFEDASQDFVYAVNVIHHLPDVERQQQAFREVRRVLRPGGRFLVHEMNVNNPLFRFYMSYVFPLIKDIDDGTEVWLKETTGPFSEGWKLVTTEYRTFLPDFVPEFAYRRLWGVEQYLERNRHAAPFSAHVTFVLEKAGPTEAATVTSFQNRS is encoded by the coding sequence ATGAAAACTGTCTGGTTGCAACGCGTCGTCGGCATGCTGGTTGTGATGGGTTTGGTCCTCTCCATCGCCAACTCACTCAATACGTTTCATCAATATGACATCCCGGGAGGCGCGGCAGGTCTCTTCCGGCATGCGACGCCCGTCTCACTGGCGCTGTGCGTCCTGGTGATTGCTTGCATCACCGCGGTCAACCTGGCGGGGAGGTACCTCAAGTGGATGGTGCTGCTGCGCGCGGGGCACGTGCTGGCGCCCAGCCGCAAGCTGTTCCTCGCGTTCCTGGCGTCCTTCATCGGCAACCTCACCCCCTTCTATGTGCTGTACGTCTTGAGGGTGGCGCCACTGCGGGAGCGGTTCCCGCGCGCGCTGGCGCTGCTGGCCGTGGATCTGGCCACCGACGCGGTGGCCATCGGGCTGCTCGCTTCCGTCGCCACGTATCCACTGTTGGGCGGAGCGGTGGGGGTGTTCGTCGCGGGGGCGTGTGCCCTGGCCCTGTTCCCCACGAAGAGCCGGGAGCGGCGGATTGGCCTGCTGCCGATGGCGACCAGCCTGGTCTTCGCGCAGGGCTTCGCGGTGCTCATCTGGGGCGTCACCGGCGTGTCGCTGTGGGTGACGCTGCGGGTCTTCGGCGTGGAGGTGGCCGTCCCCGAGGCGCTGCGCATCTACGCCATGAGCCACGTGCAGGGACTGGCGTCGCTGACATGGCCGGGCTTCCTGCTGGTGGGGCGCGGGATGATCGGGATGCTGGTCGAGTCAGGCGTCCCCTCCGAGGTGGCCGTCTACTCCGCGGCGCTGGTGCGGGCCTTCACGTACTGGCTCGTGCTCCTCGCGGCGGCCGGCGCGCTGCTGCACATCCGCCGGAGATTGGGCCGGCAGGTGGAGGGTGTGAATCACTTCGACCTCATCGCGGACGAATACAAGGACAACGTCCCCGAGCACATCCGACTGCGTCTGCTCAATCGCAAGGTGGAGGTCAACCTCTGCCATCTCCCCCTGGAGCGTTTTCCGAGAGGGATTGACGCCGGCTGCGGGCAGGGTTGGTACCTCAAGGAGATGTTATCCAGGGGGTATCAAGTGGAAGGGATTGACTACTCCACCAACCAGGTCGCAAAGGCACGCCAGTACCTGGGGTCGCGGGCGGACCTCGTCAGACAGGGCTCACTGGTGGAGTTGCCCTTCGAGGACGCGTCGCAGGACTTCGTCTACGCGGTGAATGTCATCCACCACCTGCCGGACGTGGAGCGGCAGCAGCAGGCGTTCCGTGAGGTGCGGCGGGTGTTGCGGCCGGGCGGCCGGTTCCTCGTGCACGAGATGAACGTCAACAACCCGCTGTTCCGCTTCTACATGAGCTACGTCTTCCCGCTCATCAAGGACATCGATGACGGCACCGAGGTGTGGCTCAAGGAGACGACGGGGCCGTTCAGCGAGGGCTGGAAGCTGGTGACGACGGAGTACCGCACCTTCCTTCCGGACTTCGTCCCGGAGTTCGCCTACCGCCGCCTGTGGGGCGTGGAGCAGTACCTGGAGAGGAACCGCCATGCGGCGCCTTTCTCGGCTCACGTCACGTTCGTGTTGGAGAAGGCCGGCCCGACCGAGGCCGCCACTGTCACATCGTTCCAGAACCGTTCCTGA
- a CDS encoding glycosyltransferase family 87 protein, whose translation MSAQSAAFRSSLNAGSALMAAFVAGLLAPLLVVLLVLLGAPFGASAPVGAVAFGLLFFFLVPRVPKEWVSYLRGKSRVAFVLLALASFLVVVAMGRLGVFMYDPNLKQFSLTPKIEFMVKHTCLSGYVSAAVLAEQGKENIFNLSNYKSHELDALLPTVEPLERDYYAYPPQFLLLPKAMLSLSRDFFTLRAGWYVLYAAAALLSMWVVASWVGGREGAVLAALIPVVWLSLPTLVNVQLGNIHLLVFGLCLGGMIAFDRKRHALGGAMLAFAILAKIFPGVLGIYLLVQRRWKAAFWTAGFGVVYTVLAFLVVGEKPFVDYFTSAVPRISSGELFDFVWTFTPGILVNYSPFGVPFKLQLVGVQFADPLAVSRAIIAVYSLGVLVLAVAVSHRLYKREVAGEDGSRFRLTQLVVWLALMSLSSFRSPFAPWTYCAVGGVWLFAAYAPFVRSGAKHLVPFILGWFIISIYGPPIVGPMVAFTLVAQTVLYVSGFWIAWKVSSPSTAPEALPVASVQQG comes from the coding sequence ATGTCCGCGCAGTCCGCTGCATTCCGTTCCTCGCTCAACGCCGGCTCGGCGTTGATGGCCGCGTTTGTCGCGGGGCTGCTGGCGCCCCTGCTCGTCGTCCTGCTCGTGCTCCTGGGCGCGCCCTTCGGGGCGTCCGCGCCGGTGGGCGCCGTGGCCTTTGGCCTGCTGTTCTTCTTCCTGGTGCCCCGGGTACCGAAGGAGTGGGTGAGCTACCTGCGCGGCAAGTCCCGCGTGGCGTTCGTGCTGCTGGCGCTCGCGTCGTTCCTGGTGGTGGTGGCCATGGGGCGGCTGGGCGTCTTCATGTACGACCCGAACCTGAAGCAGTTCTCGCTCACGCCCAAAATCGAGTTCATGGTGAAGCACACGTGCCTGTCCGGCTACGTGAGCGCCGCCGTGCTCGCGGAGCAGGGGAAGGAGAACATCTTCAACCTCTCCAACTACAAGTCGCACGAGCTGGACGCGCTGCTGCCCACGGTGGAACCGCTGGAGCGCGACTACTACGCGTATCCGCCGCAGTTCCTCCTGTTGCCCAAGGCGATGCTGAGCCTGAGCCGAGACTTCTTCACGCTGCGGGCCGGGTGGTACGTGCTGTATGCCGCCGCGGCGCTGCTCTCGATGTGGGTCGTGGCGTCGTGGGTGGGTGGGCGCGAGGGCGCGGTGCTGGCCGCGCTCATCCCGGTGGTCTGGTTGTCGCTGCCGACGCTGGTGAACGTGCAGCTCGGCAACATCCACCTGCTCGTCTTCGGCCTGTGTCTGGGCGGAATGATTGCCTTCGACCGGAAGCGACATGCGCTGGGCGGGGCGATGCTGGCCTTCGCGATTCTTGCGAAGATCTTCCCGGGCGTGCTGGGCATCTACCTGCTGGTGCAGCGGCGGTGGAAGGCGGCCTTCTGGACCGCGGGCTTCGGCGTCGTCTACACGGTGCTGGCGTTCCTGGTGGTGGGGGAGAAGCCCTTCGTGGACTACTTCACCAGCGCGGTGCCGCGCATCTCCAGCGGCGAGCTGTTCGACTTCGTGTGGACCTTCACGCCGGGCATCCTGGTGAACTACTCGCCGTTCGGCGTGCCCTTCAAGCTGCAGCTGGTGGGCGTGCAGTTCGCGGATCCGCTCGCGGTGTCGCGCGCCATCATCGCGGTGTACTCGCTGGGCGTGCTGGTGCTGGCGGTGGCTGTGTCGCACCGGCTGTACAAGCGCGAGGTGGCTGGCGAGGATGGCTCGCGCTTCCGGCTGACGCAGCTCGTGGTGTGGCTGGCGCTGATGAGCCTGTCGTCCTTCCGAAGCCCGTTCGCGCCGTGGACGTACTGCGCGGTGGGCGGGGTGTGGCTGTTCGCCGCGTATGCGCCCTTCGTGCGCTCGGGCGCGAAGCACCTGGTGCCGTTCATCCTCGGCTGGTTCATCATCTCCATCTACGGCCCGCCGATTGTCGGACCGATGGTGGCCTTCACGCTGGTTGCCCAGACGGTGCTATACGTGTCGGGCTTCTGGATTGCGTGGAAGGTGAGTTCGCCCTCGACGGCTCCGGAGGCCCTGCCGGTGGCGTCCGTGCAGCAGGGCTGA
- a CDS encoding J domain-containing protein, translating into MAFCPGCGDEVAWKHEPGNPVCDACGAPSHRYFNHCWACGESFEEDNEPQAVTRGFRLEFDCDSDDCTGRLAWLMPFCPWCGEEKHWQHGDGTLECTECESSLDRAWAFCVRCGEEAPLPDDCPRCGLDLEEAQSAARCEGCRNIVCGDCFDTRVVPLQGGGQQEKLLCSTCGVGFAVPADETPSEASEDEEDEQSDEEDEAAQADAAEQDEDDADEDDDEEQDEADEDEAGDEEQEEADAEEADDAESEEDDDEPEPPVTPPREPPPPSPWEVLGVAPNTPLPEVKRAYLALVAQYHPDKVAQLGPKLQALAQEETRRIIEAWERVRKQSS; encoded by the coding sequence ATGGCCTTCTGCCCCGGCTGCGGTGACGAGGTCGCCTGGAAGCACGAGCCCGGCAACCCCGTCTGCGACGCCTGTGGCGCGCCGTCCCACCGGTACTTCAATCACTGCTGGGCCTGTGGCGAGTCCTTCGAGGAGGACAACGAGCCGCAGGCCGTGACACGGGGCTTCCGGCTTGAGTTCGACTGCGACTCAGACGACTGCACGGGGAGGCTCGCGTGGCTCATGCCCTTCTGCCCGTGGTGCGGCGAGGAGAAGCACTGGCAGCACGGCGACGGCACGCTGGAGTGTACGGAGTGCGAGAGCAGCCTCGACCGGGCCTGGGCCTTCTGCGTCCGCTGCGGCGAGGAGGCACCGCTTCCGGACGACTGTCCGCGCTGTGGTCTGGATTTGGAGGAGGCCCAGTCCGCCGCCCGCTGCGAGGGGTGCCGCAACATCGTCTGCGGCGACTGCTTCGACACGCGCGTCGTCCCCCTGCAAGGCGGAGGGCAGCAGGAGAAGCTGCTGTGCTCCACCTGTGGCGTGGGCTTCGCCGTGCCTGCGGATGAGACACCGTCCGAAGCAAGCGAGGACGAAGAAGACGAGCAGAGCGACGAAGAGGACGAAGCAGCGCAGGCCGACGCCGCCGAGCAGGACGAAGACGACGCGGACGAAGACGACGACGAGGAGCAGGACGAAGCTGACGAGGACGAAGCCGGCGACGAGGAGCAGGAAGAGGCCGACGCCGAAGAAGCCGACGACGCGGAGTCCGAGGAGGACGACGATGAGCCGGAGCCGCCCGTCACTCCACCCCGTGAGCCCCCACCGCCGTCACCATGGGAGGTGCTCGGAGTGGCGCCCAACACGCCGCTGCCAGAAGTGAAGCGCGCCTACCTCGCACTGGTGGCCCAGTACCACCCCGACAAGGTCGCGCAGCTCGGCCCCAAGCTCCAGGCGTTGGCGCAGGAGGAAACGCGCCGCATCATCGAAGCCTGGGAGCGCGTCCGGAAGCAGTCCTCGTAA
- a CDS encoding endonuclease MutS2, whose amino-acid sequence MNVQISQRTLEDLGFSEVLRALAQRCRTEPGRERVLARPFLDTPEQVAEALALVGEARSLSQEQFSLPLGGVVDLRIAIGHAEKGGMLEPRQLIDAAQLLFAFVRTRESLDERKERAPRLMEIARRLPMLESMARRIDQCFEPDGEISDRASPELREARDRARGLHRRIKSRLDEMLHDESFLPKLRENYYTIRNGRYVVPVVSNYRSEVDGIVHNASQTGQTLFMEPQAMVGLGNDLAIAQSVVTEEERRVLQELSDLLGRESARILEGLAAVAELDEVEAVAILSADLDAHAPTFDGVKDLELRQLRHPRLVLRGTEVVANDVTLTGEARALVVSGPNAGGKTVTLTGVGLCSLMLRAGLPIPVAEGSRMPLYRSVHSTVGDAQDLAQGLSTFSAHVTMLRDIISAAHEGSLVMIDEIAADTDPREGAAIAIAVLEELMAKGVVVLVTTHLEELKALAHMDPRFLNARVGFDSKRMAPTYRLQIGAAGQSSAIDVAARVGLPQRVCERARELSMNAGGPLSKALLAAEEERRKLGEELEKARVAAKEAEELRADLEKQKTQFERERRARMMQFNEDVHAASEHAAAEVRELLAKLRQEQNEKALSEARMQLQQRAEEAQKRALAAKAELFQVEAPGPANLKVGAWVHHSGLARDVEIIELTDSHAVVSAGGALKMRVPVSELSGSRTRKPQQAKFPERQKQEAVLKRAASAAPAEVEATNFRCDVRGMRADDALKELETFLDGGMRSGEEAALIIHGHGTGALKQAIRDYLAASPYIRMFRPGESHEGGDGVTVVSLRA is encoded by the coding sequence ATGAACGTGCAGATATCTCAAAGGACGCTGGAAGACCTCGGCTTCTCGGAAGTGCTCCGCGCGCTGGCCCAGCGCTGTCGGACCGAGCCCGGAAGGGAACGTGTGCTCGCCCGCCCGTTCCTCGACACCCCCGAGCAGGTCGCGGAAGCGCTCGCGCTCGTCGGCGAGGCCCGCTCCCTCTCACAGGAGCAGTTCTCCCTGCCCCTGGGCGGCGTGGTGGACCTGCGCATCGCCATCGGCCACGCGGAGAAGGGCGGAATGCTGGAGCCCCGCCAGCTCATCGACGCGGCGCAGCTCCTCTTCGCCTTCGTGCGCACCCGCGAGTCCCTGGACGAGCGCAAGGAGCGCGCCCCCCGGCTGATGGAGATTGCGCGCCGCCTCCCGATGCTGGAGTCCATGGCCCGGCGCATCGACCAGTGCTTCGAGCCGGACGGTGAGATTTCCGACCGGGCCAGTCCGGAGCTACGCGAGGCCCGTGACAGGGCCCGCGGCCTCCACCGGCGAATCAAATCGCGCCTGGACGAGATGCTCCATGACGAGAGCTTCCTGCCCAAGCTGCGCGAGAACTACTACACCATCCGCAACGGGCGTTACGTGGTGCCGGTGGTGTCCAACTACCGCTCCGAGGTGGACGGCATCGTCCACAACGCCAGCCAGACGGGCCAGACGCTCTTCATGGAGCCGCAGGCCATGGTGGGCCTGGGCAACGACCTGGCCATCGCCCAGTCGGTGGTGACAGAGGAGGAGCGGCGCGTCCTCCAGGAGCTGAGCGACCTCCTCGGTCGCGAGTCAGCCCGCATCCTGGAAGGCCTCGCCGCCGTGGCGGAGCTGGACGAGGTGGAGGCCGTGGCCATCCTCTCCGCGGACCTGGACGCCCACGCGCCCACGTTCGACGGCGTGAAGGACCTGGAGCTGCGGCAGCTGCGCCACCCACGGCTGGTGCTGCGCGGCACCGAGGTGGTGGCCAACGACGTGACGCTCACTGGCGAGGCCCGGGCCCTGGTGGTGTCCGGCCCCAACGCGGGCGGCAAGACGGTGACGCTGACGGGCGTGGGCCTGTGCTCGCTGATGCTGCGCGCCGGCCTGCCCATTCCCGTGGCGGAAGGCTCGCGGATGCCGCTGTACCGCTCCGTGCATTCCACGGTGGGCGACGCGCAGGACCTGGCCCAGGGCCTGTCCACGTTCAGCGCCCACGTGACGATGCTGCGCGACATCATCTCGGCGGCCCACGAGGGCTCGCTGGTGATGATTGACGAAATCGCCGCGGACACCGACCCGCGCGAGGGCGCCGCCATCGCCATCGCCGTGCTGGAGGAGCTGATGGCCAAGGGCGTGGTGGTGCTCGTCACCACGCACCTGGAGGAGCTGAAGGCGCTGGCCCACATGGACCCGCGCTTCCTCAACGCGCGCGTGGGCTTCGACTCCAAGCGCATGGCGCCCACCTACCGCCTGCAGATTGGCGCGGCGGGCCAGTCCTCCGCGATTGACGTGGCGGCCCGCGTGGGCCTGCCCCAGCGGGTGTGCGAGCGCGCACGTGAGCTGTCCATGAACGCGGGCGGTCCGCTGTCCAAGGCGCTGCTCGCGGCGGAGGAGGAGCGCCGCAAGCTCGGCGAGGAGCTGGAGAAGGCGCGCGTGGCTGCGAAGGAGGCCGAGGAGCTCCGGGCCGACCTGGAGAAGCAGAAGACGCAGTTCGAGCGCGAGCGCCGCGCGCGGATGATGCAGTTCAACGAGGACGTGCACGCCGCGAGCGAGCACGCCGCCGCCGAAGTGCGCGAGCTGCTGGCGAAGCTGCGCCAGGAGCAGAACGAGAAGGCGCTCTCGGAGGCCCGCATGCAGCTCCAACAACGGGCGGAGGAGGCGCAGAAGCGCGCGCTGGCCGCGAAGGCGGAGCTGTTCCAGGTGGAGGCTCCGGGCCCGGCGAACCTCAAGGTGGGCGCGTGGGTGCACCACTCGGGGCTGGCGCGGGACGTGGAAATCATCGAGCTGACGGACTCGCACGCGGTGGTGTCCGCGGGCGGCGCGCTGAAGATGCGGGTGCCCGTGTCGGAGCTGTCCGGCTCGCGCACGCGCAAGCCGCAGCAGGCGAAGTTCCCCGAGCGGCAGAAGCAGGAGGCGGTGCTGAAGCGCGCGGCCTCGGCGGCACCCGCGGAGGTGGAGGCCACGAACTTCCGCTGCGACGTGCGCGGCATGCGTGCGGATGACGCGCTGAAGGAACTGGAGACGTTCCTGGACGGGGGCATGCGCAGCGGCGAGGAGGCCGCGCTCATCATCCACGGCCACGGCACGGGCGCGCTGAAGCAGGCCATCCGTGACTATCTCGCCGCGTCTCCGTACATCCGCATGTTCCGCCCCGGTGAGAGCCACGAGGGTGGTGACGGCGTGACGGTGGTGTCGCTGCGGGCGTAG
- a CDS encoding tetratricopeptide repeat protein, translated as MKWVFMTALLAGATDAAEPSALTATQSQVAAPVPGTLQDALALEAAGDDAGALAAVEALVRAHPTWELPRMEAARLLLKMGGGLERAEAHLDAVAGVAPNNPRAWYLRGLLWEERGDRMQAVRAYEQAVRYRSSYEEARFRLGGLWAQQGDWLKSEMHYRYLARAKPEWVQVRLQLAEVLEKQERTLDAETELLAARSLQPDSPLVLRRLADFYERTGRPQLAQKVRKSMEPQPTRRMRALKPSRR; from the coding sequence ATGAAGTGGGTCTTCATGACGGCCTTGCTGGCGGGCGCCACCGACGCGGCGGAGCCGTCCGCCCTGACTGCAACCCAGTCACAGGTGGCCGCGCCGGTCCCCGGTACGCTCCAGGATGCTCTGGCCCTGGAAGCGGCCGGGGATGACGCGGGTGCGCTCGCCGCGGTGGAGGCCCTGGTCCGGGCACACCCCACCTGGGAGTTGCCCCGCATGGAGGCAGCGCGCCTCCTGCTGAAGATGGGCGGTGGGTTGGAGCGGGCCGAGGCCCACCTGGACGCCGTCGCCGGGGTTGCACCGAATAACCCCCGCGCCTGGTACTTGCGCGGCCTGCTATGGGAGGAGCGCGGAGACCGCATGCAGGCCGTGCGGGCGTACGAGCAGGCCGTGCGCTACCGCTCTTCTTACGAGGAGGCCCGCTTCCGGCTCGGCGGCCTGTGGGCGCAGCAGGGGGACTGGCTCAAGTCCGAGATGCACTACCGGTACCTCGCCAGGGCGAAGCCCGAGTGGGTGCAGGTGCGCCTCCAGCTGGCGGAGGTGCTCGAGAAGCAGGAGCGCACGCTGGACGCGGAGACCGAGCTGCTGGCCGCGAGGAGCCTCCAGCCGGACAGTCCCCTGGTGCTCCGCCGTCTGGCCGACTTCTACGAGCGGACGGGGCGGCCGCAGCTCGCGCAGAAGGTTCGCAAGTCGATGGAGCCGCAACCGACGCGGCGCATGCGAGCGCTGAAGCCTTCACGTCGCTGA